A single region of the Thermoleophilum album genome encodes:
- a CDS encoding sulfate adenylyltransferase subunit 1, with translation MAASDVNALALDALDPQPVELLRLATAGSVDDGKSTLIGRLLYDSKQIFEDQLEHVVEVSRRRGDGHVNLALLTDGLRAEREQGITIDVAYRYFATPRRKFVLADCPGHVQYTRNMVTGCSTADVAVLLVDARNGVVEQSRRHAAIATLLAIPHLVVCVNKMDLVAYDEQRFAAITADFTAVARRLGARDLHFIPISALHGDNVVERSENTPWYEGPSLLELLETLPIARDRNLRELRFPVQWVIRPQDDAWHDYRGYAGQVASGVVRRGDEVVVLPAGIRTRVVAIDTADGEIDAAYPPLSVTVRLADDVDAARGDLIAHPDDQPQLARAFAATVCWMSEHPARERARYRLKHLARSTPARIDAIEHVLDVATLEHARGASELALNDIGRVRIRVAEPLPCDPYAANRATGAFILVDEQTGDTAAAGMIEQPLA, from the coding sequence ATGGCGGCAAGCGACGTCAATGCGCTCGCGCTCGACGCGCTCGATCCACAGCCGGTCGAGCTGTTGCGTCTAGCCACGGCAGGCTCGGTCGACGACGGCAAATCGACGCTGATTGGGCGTCTCCTCTACGACTCCAAACAGATCTTCGAAGATCAGCTCGAGCACGTCGTCGAAGTGTCGCGGCGGCGCGGCGACGGGCACGTCAACCTCGCGCTCTTGACCGACGGCCTGCGCGCCGAGCGTGAGCAAGGAATCACGATCGACGTCGCGTATCGCTACTTCGCGACGCCAAGACGCAAGTTCGTGCTCGCCGACTGTCCAGGCCATGTGCAGTACACGCGCAACATGGTCACGGGCTGCTCGACCGCCGATGTAGCGGTCCTTTTGGTCGATGCCCGCAACGGTGTGGTCGAGCAGTCGCGCCGCCACGCCGCTATCGCGACGCTGCTCGCCATCCCGCACCTCGTGGTGTGCGTGAACAAGATGGATCTTGTCGCCTACGACGAGCAGCGCTTCGCCGCGATCACAGCTGATTTCACGGCCGTCGCACGCCGGCTGGGGGCACGCGACCTGCACTTCATCCCGATCTCCGCGTTGCACGGCGACAACGTCGTCGAGCGCTCCGAGAACACACCGTGGTACGAGGGACCGTCCCTGCTCGAGCTGCTGGAAACGCTGCCGATCGCGCGCGATCGCAACCTGCGCGAGCTGCGCTTCCCGGTGCAGTGGGTGATCCGGCCGCAGGACGATGCCTGGCACGACTACCGCGGCTATGCCGGACAGGTCGCCTCCGGTGTCGTGCGTCGAGGCGACGAGGTCGTGGTGTTGCCGGCTGGTATCCGCACGCGCGTGGTGGCGATCGATACTGCCGACGGCGAGATCGACGCGGCGTACCCACCGCTGTCGGTGACGGTGCGTCTCGCCGACGATGTCGACGCCGCTCGTGGCGATCTGATCGCCCATCCCGACGACCAGCCGCAGCTGGCGCGCGCTTTCGCGGCCACCGTTTGCTGGATGTCCGAGCACCCGGCGCGCGAGCGTGCGCGCTACCGCCTCAAGCATCTGGCGCGCTCGACGCCGGCGCGCATCGACGCGATCGAGCACGTGCTCGACGTCGCGACGCTGGAACACGCGCGCGGCGCGAGCGAGCTCGCTTTAAACGACATCGGACGCGTGCGCATCCGCGTCGCCGAGCCGCTGCCGTGCGACCCCTACGCGGCGAACCGCGCCACCGGCGCGTTCATCCTCGTCGACGAGCAGACCGGCGACACCGCCGCCGCCGGCATGATCGAGCAGCCGCTAGCGTGA
- the cysC gene encoding adenylyl-sulfate kinase translates to MSAAQSRSPNVVWQPGRVNRGQRAALGLVGAIAWLTGLPSSGKSTIAALAEELLVARGRPAYVLDGDNLRHGLCGDLGFSAEDRSENIRRAAHAAALLADAGLVVFVALVSPYRADRERARAVAAAAGLPFLEIHVATPAEECERRDPKGLWRRARAGELSGFTGVDDPYEPPSHPDLTIDHTVPPEVAAERLAAVIERIAPRPAVTKRVVPAGGPGS, encoded by the coding sequence GTGAGCGCCGCCCAATCCCGCAGTCCGAACGTGGTGTGGCAGCCGGGCCGTGTCAACCGCGGTCAGCGCGCGGCGCTCGGCCTGGTCGGTGCGATCGCCTGGCTCACCGGCCTCCCCTCCTCGGGGAAATCGACGATCGCCGCGCTCGCCGAGGAGCTTCTCGTGGCACGAGGTCGCCCGGCCTACGTACTCGACGGCGACAACCTTCGTCACGGTCTCTGCGGTGACCTCGGCTTCAGCGCCGAAGACCGCAGCGAGAACATCCGTCGCGCAGCGCACGCCGCCGCGCTGCTCGCCGACGCCGGTCTGGTGGTGTTCGTAGCGCTCGTCTCGCCCTACCGGGCCGATCGCGAGCGGGCGCGCGCGGTCGCTGCCGCCGCCGGCCTGCCTTTCCTCGAGATCCACGTAGCGACTCCCGCGGAGGAGTGCGAGCGCCGCGACCCCAAGGGGCTCTGGCGTCGCGCTCGCGCTGGCGAGCTGAGCGGTTTCACGGGCGTCGACGACCCCTACGAACCGCCGTCGCACCCCGATCTGACAATCGACCACACGGTGCCGCCCGAAGTCGCGGCCGAGCGACTCGCAGCGGTTATCGAGCGGATCGCTCCGCGGCCAGCGGTCACCAAGCGAGTGGTGCCGGCGGGCGGGCCCGGCAGCTGA
- a CDS encoding sulfite exporter TauE/SafE family protein, translated as MDPLLVVFGFGVGVLVGLTGIGGGSLMTPLLILLFGVKPVTAIGTDLAYAAVTKTVGGYKHWRQRTVDPVVCAWMAVGSVPAAVGGVYVLHLLEESLGAGFDTTLIAALGVTLIVTGIATLVRSLFARRLALHERDSADMTARKRLAAIAFGAVVGFVLGVTSAGSGALIAVGLILIFRLTPTRVVGTDVVHAAILLWAAALAHLGAGNIDFALAGTILLGSVPGVWIGSHLSVRVPAAALRLTLAIVLCGAGLGLLAKSGLAVPTQLIAAVPLVAAGVVGTALVRAQRSGGAARPGAAPPRDAPRSLQA; from the coding sequence GTGGATCCGCTGCTCGTCGTGTTCGGTTTCGGGGTCGGTGTCCTTGTCGGACTCACCGGGATCGGTGGCGGATCGCTGATGACGCCGCTCTTGATCCTGCTCTTCGGCGTCAAACCGGTCACCGCGATCGGCACCGACCTCGCCTACGCGGCGGTGACGAAAACGGTCGGTGGTTACAAGCACTGGCGCCAGCGCACGGTCGACCCGGTGGTGTGCGCGTGGATGGCCGTGGGCTCGGTGCCGGCGGCGGTGGGCGGCGTCTACGTGCTGCATCTACTCGAGGAGTCGCTCGGTGCCGGCTTCGACACGACGCTGATCGCCGCCCTCGGCGTGACCTTGATCGTCACCGGCATCGCCACGCTGGTGCGCTCGCTGTTCGCGCGCCGACTCGCGCTACACGAGCGCGACAGCGCCGACATGACCGCGCGCAAGCGCCTGGCAGCAATCGCCTTCGGTGCCGTGGTCGGCTTCGTGCTCGGGGTCACGTCGGCGGGCAGCGGAGCCTTGATCGCTGTCGGGCTAATCCTCATCTTCCGCCTCACGCCGACGCGCGTCGTCGGCACCGATGTCGTCCATGCGGCGATCCTTCTGTGGGCGGCGGCGCTAGCCCACCTGGGCGCCGGCAACATCGACTTCGCTCTCGCCGGCACGATCTTGCTCGGCTCGGTCCCCGGTGTCTGGATCGGCAGCCACTTGTCGGTGCGGGTCCCAGCCGCTGCGCTCCGACTGACGCTTGCGATCGTCCTCTGTGGCGCCGGGCTCGGGCTGCTCGCGAAATCCGGCCTCGCCGTACCGACGCAGCTGATCGCTGCCGTTCCGCTGGTGGCAGCGGGCGTGGTCGGCACGGCACTGGTACGCGCGCAGCGCAGCGGCGGAGCTGCGCGGCCGGGGGCAGCCCCGCCTCGCGACGCACCGCGCAGCCTGCAGGCCTGA
- the accC gene encoding acetyl-CoA carboxylase biotin carboxylase subunit, whose amino-acid sequence MFDKVLVANRGEIAIRVMRTLEELGIASVAVYSEPDRDAPHVRRADEAYLLGPGPAPESYLNIPKIIEVAQKAGAQAIHPGYGFLAENATFARACADAGIVFIGPPPEAIEAMGSKTRARELMKAAGVPIVPGTTDPVESVEEAAKIAAEIGYPVAFKAAGGGGGKGFRVAESEDDLEKAFEGASREGEKFFADPTVYIERYIPDPRHVEVQILADDHGNIVYLFERDCSIQRRHQKLIEEAPGPLVTPELRERIGQIGVEAARAVGYRSAGTVEGLLSGDQYYFLEMNTRVQVEHCVTEMVTGVDIVREQIRIAAGEPISFKQEDLEIRGHAIECRINAESAAKNFAPAPGKITHYREPAGPGVRVDSGVEAGYEVLPLYDPMIAKLIVWDVDREAATRRMLRALHEYEIGGIRTLIPFHKKLLATEQWARGETCRDLLGDKEWLRSLEEPEREAAGEAQLDEAAEEEVKVERRYAVEVSGRRFDVRVIGPPPVGGASNGAVPTQAQGARKPPQRRKRGSSSSDGASGELVSPIQGTVLKVAVQEGAEVEQGALICVIEAMKMENEITAPVAGKVVKIGVNEGGAVAIGETIAVIQ is encoded by the coding sequence ATGTTCGACAAGGTCCTCGTCGCCAACCGTGGAGAGATCGCGATCCGCGTCATGCGGACGCTCGAAGAACTCGGTATCGCCAGCGTCGCCGTTTACTCGGAGCCGGACCGCGACGCGCCGCACGTTCGGCGTGCCGATGAGGCCTATCTGCTCGGCCCCGGCCCGGCGCCCGAGAGCTATCTGAACATCCCGAAGATCATCGAGGTCGCGCAGAAGGCGGGCGCGCAGGCGATCCACCCGGGCTACGGCTTTCTCGCCGAGAACGCCACCTTCGCGCGCGCCTGCGCTGACGCTGGCATCGTCTTCATTGGCCCGCCGCCGGAAGCGATCGAAGCGATGGGCTCGAAGACGCGCGCCCGCGAGCTGATGAAAGCGGCGGGCGTTCCGATCGTCCCCGGCACCACCGACCCCGTCGAGTCGGTCGAGGAGGCGGCGAAGATCGCCGCCGAAATCGGTTATCCGGTCGCCTTCAAGGCCGCTGGCGGCGGCGGCGGCAAGGGCTTCCGCGTCGCTGAATCCGAGGACGACCTCGAGAAAGCGTTCGAGGGAGCTTCGCGCGAGGGCGAGAAGTTCTTCGCCGATCCCACCGTCTACATCGAGCGCTACATCCCCGACCCGCGCCACGTCGAGGTCCAGATCCTCGCCGACGACCACGGCAACATCGTCTACCTGTTCGAGCGCGACTGCTCGATCCAGCGGCGCCACCAGAAGCTGATCGAGGAAGCACCCGGACCGCTCGTCACGCCGGAGCTGCGCGAGCGGATCGGCCAGATCGGTGTCGAGGCGGCACGCGCCGTTGGCTACCGGTCGGCAGGAACCGTCGAGGGTCTGCTGTCCGGCGACCAGTACTACTTCCTCGAGATGAACACGCGCGTTCAGGTCGAGCACTGCGTGACCGAGATGGTCACCGGTGTCGACATCGTCCGCGAACAGATCCGGATCGCCGCCGGCGAGCCGATCTCGTTCAAGCAGGAGGACCTCGAGATTCGCGGCCACGCGATCGAGTGCCGCATCAACGCCGAGTCGGCGGCCAAGAACTTCGCTCCCGCCCCCGGCAAGATCACGCACTACCGCGAGCCGGCGGGGCCGGGCGTGCGCGTCGACTCGGGCGTCGAGGCGGGCTACGAGGTGCTCCCGCTCTACGACCCGATGATCGCCAAGCTGATCGTCTGGGACGTCGACCGCGAGGCAGCGACGCGGCGCATGCTGCGCGCGCTCCACGAGTACGAGATCGGCGGCATCCGCACGCTGATCCCGTTCCACAAGAAGCTGCTCGCCACCGAACAGTGGGCACGCGGCGAGACCTGTCGCGACCTGCTCGGCGACAAGGAGTGGCTACGTTCGCTCGAGGAGCCTGAACGCGAAGCTGCCGGCGAGGCGCAGCTCGATGAGGCTGCCGAGGAAGAGGTCAAGGTCGAGCGCCGCTACGCGGTCGAGGTATCGGGGCGGCGCTTCGACGTGCGCGTCATCGGCCCGCCGCCGGTAGGCGGGGCGAGCAACGGCGCCGTGCCCACGCAGGCGCAAGGAGCACGCAAGCCGCCGCAGCGCCGCAAGCGCGGCTCGTCCTCGTCGGACGGCGCCTCCGGGGAACTCGTCTCGCCGATCCAGGGCACGGTGCTCAAGGTCGCCGTCCAGGAGGGCGCCGAGGTCGAGCAGGGCGCGTTGATCTGCGTGATCGAAGCGATGAAGATGGAGAACGAGATCACCGCGCCCGTCGCCGGCAAGGTCGTGAAGATCGGCGTCAACGAGGGCGGCGCCGTCGCGATCGGCGAAACGATCGCCGTCATCCAGTAA